The genomic segment atttttctactaTTAAATAATCAGTTGGCATGAAATGATTTCTAATGGTGGAGACTTGGTGCAActctttgctgcagttctccCTCAGTGAACTGTGGAGTGTTTTTGGAGCTTCACAACAGGATCGATGCGGGTTCTGATCCGTCATAGAGAGAAATGGACCTTTGTGTCAAGTCATAGATAGGATTCAGGGAAACAAAGTCAgagattacaaattaaaattcataTTCATAGAAACTTTGAAAGTATAAATTCAACAAATGCCTTATTTGCATgtattttaaagagatttttatAGGCGTCATCAgggtgccaataaatgtggcCGGTGCTGCAACCCGGACCGACCCGACAGTTTCCACTTTTAGTTTCCACCTTGATCTCTGACCCTGTTTACTGTCTGCATCATGTCCACACTacctcacaaacacaaaccttatatttgtgcttttattggTAGCTGATATTATCCACAggatgaaaaactaaaagaataTTTTGGTCTTTGATTCACTGAGAATTGGGTCAGAACGGCTGGTATAACTGGCTGTGCCCAACCAGTGGCCAAATACTGGTTTCCGCAATTGTTGagatattattaataatatatttgccTCTGTAAATGGAGAGTAAAGCTTCATGATATGTAATCTCCTCAACACTGTGACTTATGTGAAGCACAAAGTGACAACGTTCAGTTATTATCCATGTTAAAAAccttaatttagcttttttttgctgcttcctgtcttgacatgtttttgttttgtctaacTTGTATTTTTCCTAATGGTCTTGTTTTCTCATAACTGTGTCacgttttgttttaaattctgcCTATTTTGACTCCTGTTGAACTGTAGCCTTATTATTGCTCGAGACGGTCTGCCACAATCTTACTGGTGTGGTTCGTCTGTgataactgaattaaaaataaataaagcatgttaATTCACCTCAGATGTTCcagattttttactttaatttgcaAGTTACACAATGattacaaacaaaacacttcagCAATTATTTGCAGCAATCCAGTTTATAATAGAATGTTTTAATAGAGATTACAACTTAAAATAGTTGGGATAAACGGTATATTTAACATGCTTAGCATTTAGAACAATATGAGGAGTTGGTGCTGATTTCAGAAAGTGACTACAGTATCTGTACATGTTGATGCAAATCTGCTATATTCTGCTTTTTCCCTCTAATTTGCTTCCAGCATCTAGTCAATTTTCCTCTTATTTTCCAGCTGTGATGATTCTTCAGCTTGCTTCCTGGGTGTTTAAAAAAGAATGGTTGTTAGCGGTAAAGACGACAGGGGCTAAATCTTAAGTTGAACAGATGAGAGACTTACTGCCAAGGCGGATCTGACCGCCTGTAATTGGAAGAAGACTCGTCCTCCTTCCTCTGGACACACCGACTTCAGCTCCTCTCTGCTCATCCCCAGCAGCATGGAGCCGCTCAGGACGCCCAGGCAGCGCACGGTGCTGCAGTCAAAGCAACGCTGGAGTTAGTTAATGTGTAACAGAGCCAAACCATAACCTCCATGAGGAGAGAAACAGTCCCTGCAGGAAACGTCATAGTGTGTTTAACCAGAAGAGcgattttttaaattgaacataGGAAGCGTTTCAGGTGTTTGTTGCTAATTTACTTCCTTGTAAAACTTTTCATGAACATTTATCATGTTGCCACCACAAACTCGGCATGAAGAGAGGTACCAGAGGTCCCCTGTGGACTTTGACACAAGCCATGTTGggaacacagcaaacatttggaaaagGCTGTGAGACCAAAATTGGGaagcaaaaatttaaatgcGTCTGAATACACTATTTTGACCATAAAATctggaggtggcagcatcatgctgagggatGCTTTCCTTCAGCAAAAGGCAGAAAATCTGCTGATGGATATACAAAAGGAGATAAAAACAGGGCaacacttaaataaaacatctttgagGCTCCAAAAGATGTAAAATACTAAGAAATGGCTTAGATTATGTGTTGGGATGGTCCAATCAAAGCCCGGGCCTGgactaaaatgtgtttcatcCTCTGCACTATGAGTTCAGGCTCCTCCTATCTGAACCCAGATGTCTGATCCCCAAATGTAAAAGTAAGCAGCATAAAACCTGTTGCCATAAGTTTCCAAAATTTTGTTTAGCATTCatattattttgtcattctTTTTAATCTTGTCATAAAGTCTGTAATTATCCTGTGCATTGATAAGAGCAAATAATCTTTGTATCAAGTGTGACAATTCGTGAATGTAGCTGAATGTTGAGAGATCAGTGTTGACTAGTGGCTACAATTTGCTCTCACTTACATCGGGTTGAATCCCGCGTTTTCCAGCCAGGCTTTCACCTCCGGTGGTTTAGATTTTCTCGTCAGAACTGGAGACGTGTCAAAATCCTATATGAAAATAGAAGAGGCATGTTTTCTTCGTGTGAGGACAGTTTTCATTTCCcatcatttcatgttttctgagcGGAAGCCACCTCGTAAGACTGAACGTCCACATCTTCCAGGACGTTGTTTGGTACGTAACCTTCCTCTCCTCTGCTGTTCCTCACTTTCCACCACTGCTTCGACTTGTCcagaagctgcaggagaacaaaaccaaaagaagagATGGAAGATGGGTTGGTCtccttttgaaaatgttattattttggGAGCGAGGAAAACAGATACTCACATCAACTATTTCTCCTTTAGTGACGTTGAGCTCCCTTTGGTTTCTGGAtatgaagtcatatttgacgCGTAGTTTTACCTCGACTGGCCTGGAAGACGCAGAAGGAAGGGAAACTTCAGAGCAGTGAGATTTAAACCTTGATGAAGTGTAATCTGTGTACTTACCCTGGTTTTTGTCGTTCTTTTGGTGGCTTCCACTTTGCATAACTCTGCGCAGAAAATGCCAACAATATGtaatttttctatatttctcTTGAGCAGGACGAAGAATCATTGATTAAAATTCCACCTGACCAGCTCCTCCTGTGTTTTGTGTCCAGCTGTGTTTGGTGACGGCTGCAGGCTTGGCGGAGGCCGGGGACTCTCCCGCCGGCTCTCCGGTTCACTGGGTGGAAGCTCTCCAGTCACTTCTGGGGGCTGCCAGCCATCAAAAAACTGCATGTTGTAGACTGGGAtgtcctcatcctcctctggCCATTTGGTACTGGCGATACCATCAGAAACATTTCATCTCATCAGGTAAACTGAGTCATGAAGTGGATATAAATATACAGAACCTAAAAGCTGTGGTTATAGAGTTCCCCTGTCTTGCCTTTCATGCTGGGACATTGctctacattttgttttactgacaTTGGGGCCACAGTGAACTAATGCTCCCGTATGCTAACAGGACAATTTGATCAGAATAGAGTCGCATCACAAAAACTGCCACAGCTATGATCCGATAATAACATCCTGTTACATTACATTAAGATATGCAGACACTAAATATATTGAAAGTTGGGATAAGTTAAAGCGAAATGTATTATAGTCTAAATCATTATTGTCAAACTCCTCGAAGGACTGGTTTAGGaagaatgtattaataaaagtaattaacAACTAAAATATTATAACTTTCTCTGCATTCAACGAGTACttctaaaaaaattttataatttGGCTCCAAACACATAaacttgatttgatttgactaataaaataatatttaagcacaaaaCTGTTATGTCGTAGTCATGTTTCTGTGGCTCTTAAGAGTCTACATGGCCACAGAAATAGTTTTAGCGGTCCAGATTtggtctgcggccctcgagtttgacacatgtggtctaaataattcagataattaatatttaaccaCTTGGGGGAATTCATAAAGTGAGAAAATTTAATTCCCGGGTGGAGAGTTGATCTGAACATATGagataaaaaatgagaaaaaaattaaacaagatgGGAAAGTATTGCAGCCTGTCCAGATGCAGCAGAACACTGTGAACTACACGCCACTCATCCTATTACACATTCAATTTTCAGAATCTGAGCATATTAAAAGTGAGGAACttgggcgtgccatggtggcatagtggttagcgcgacccgtatttggaggccttgagtcctcgacgcggccgtcgcgggttcgactcccggacccgacgacgtttgctgcatgtcttcccccctctccttccccgtttcctgtcagccaactatcatataagggacaccagagcccacaaaaaagaccccctggaggggtaaaaaaaaaaaaaaaagtgaggaaCTTacttaaaaagtgtaaaacttgATGTTCCATGTTTCCTCAAGGTTAGACCCGACAGTTCACACACAGACTGTTCTGCAAAACGCCTAGCTGGTCTGATGGGAAGCTAAAAGCAGCTTGTAGAAATTAAGGAGAATTTGTAGAACATCAAGTTCAGTtgagtctttaaaaaaaataacttcactCCTGCTATTACAAACTCACGTGTAATGGAGACAAATAGGGTGAAATTCACAGTATCCTGCTGCATCATGATGACTGAAAAAGACGTCTGTGACGTCACCgtgtcttttcattttttttatatttctattaaaGGATGACAGAACCCTCTGGAAATTATATTTCAACCTTATATGAGTCTCCCCAAGTAGTCGGGTAACCATTTGATGAATTATCCAGACAGTAAGTTATTAAAACATCTGTATAGTGTAGTGTAAGACTAAGAATTGATATTATTGGATCAGTCACATTTGGATTGATTCTGTAACAGTGGCAATTACAACAACCCATCTATGTTGGAAGGAGAAATAGCATTATTCCTCATTAATGTCAATAAAAGGCTGGGAGTGTGCTGGGCGTAGCAGGAACCTGGGGATGTTCCAGGCGTCTCCCAGCGACTGCCACAGGTTGTCCTCCTCCGAGGACGCCTCCTCACTCAGGAGACGGATACACTGAGGCGTGAGCAGCGGGGCGACGATGGACGGAGGGACGGTTTCAGAGCAGTGAGAGcacacctggtgaagaaagaaCAGCAGAACTGAGAAAGACAGAGTTATCGCATTGCAACTTTTTCCAGGATCAAACAGAAATgccataaaacagaaaagtttagaaatatGAAGTCACTCACGAAGGCTAATGCAGAGAACAAAGAGTGGACAAAGTCAGGAGCGGCTGGATTGTTGATCTTTCCGTTGAGCTCTCCCTGTGAAACAACGCCAGCGTCCATTAAAGCACGAAGAGGACACACACAATGACACGGCATCACCGTGTAAATAGAGACACACACCAGAAGGTTGAAGCCAGATTTGATTTTATGGAGGCAATCCGAAAACTCCTCCTCAGGCGGCATCCCATCCCCTCCTACATGGATCAAAAACCACACAGTGATGCATGGATGTAAGAGAACACGTTAGTCTGAGAGCTTTTATTGAAAACtaccttttccttttttctttttctttttcttctttgcatttTTGGCGTCGGCTGCGGATATTTTCCCCATGAAGATCTCGACGTCGGTTATGATGTGGTTTAAAATGTCCTGTAcggaaagaaaactgaaagtctTATTCACAACATTTCTTCTACGTTTTATTCTTTCCAATTTAAAGGACTGAAAAACTAATGTTGCCTGAAGTAGAGGAAACTCACAACATTCCTGTCCAGTTCTGTGTACTGTCGACGGGGAGGTGATGGAGACGGCATCGGTGGCGGGACGACGTCTTCCTCCCTGTACCGACGCAGATCCAGTTCAGGCTCAGGGAACTCATCCTCAGCTGGATgaagaaacagtaaaaaaaaaaaaaaaacagatttggagaaagaaaagttgCTCACATCACAGTTTCATCTACTATTTTCACTCTTTGTAGCTTTTACTGGATGTTTATAAGATCACTTAAACAGACAAAGACTAAAAGAGCAACATTGTTCTCCAAAACAGCATTTTCATCAGGTTTTCCTGGTCAGACCTTCCCTGCCCTTCCTGAATGGAAATCTCTACTATtcctgttgattttttaaatccagattaCATCTATGTTGTTAGCGATGCGTTATGTTTCGATGGATTGTATTTGCCCCATCTAAAATTTCTTCGGTGATGTCACCATTTTACATTAAAcctctgttttatgtttttttaaatctggtcTCACCGTTGTCAGGCGGAGTACGTGGTGGCGCTTCGTGTGCAGGCATCGGCTCTGCAGGCTTATTGGGCTGTTTCACTCTTCCATGTCCGCCCACAATGTGTCCATTGCTGCTTaaaacgcacaaaaaaaaaaccaacattatGAGTAAGTAAGATAAACAAACCCATCCACATGTACCAGGATTTACTCCTACCTGATGTGTGAACCCTCACTCTTCTGCAACAGAGCTCGCAGTAAATCCTTTGCGATGAAATCAGCCTTGGACACAACAGAAAACGTTAATATCTTTTGACTCTCTCTTCTCAGACCCTCCTTCCAAAGCTGCGTCTCACCCTGACTTCATCGCACTGGAACAGGAAGACGGTGGTGGCGGCTTTCCTCCTGTTCTGGACGGACAGGATGAGCAGAGAGTCAAACACCCCGGCGTCCAGAAAGGCCAATAACTCCTTTATTTCACCAGGAGAAAAGGACTCCAGCTCTTCCTAACAATGCACAGTAAAGTGAGGTTAGAGCAGCTAAAACCACAACATGATGTGAAGAAGATTTTGACTGAGATTCTACATACAGAGGCATACTttttgattattgttttttttttgcacttgttTTCTTACAGGGTCATaaatttattcaagtaaaagtaaaagtaactgTCCAAGAAAggactcaagtaagagtagaataGTATTTAGTTAAAAGGCTCCTCAGGTACCGAGTGGCTGATCAgaacatctgatttaatatttaaaaattatttaatcagatggacaaaaatgtaaagttgtGTTCAAATCCTGATATTTTAatgactaaaatataaataaattaatacaaacaAATGATTACAAAATAGCAAATTCATGTAGCACTTTTCTaatcataaaaaacacaacatgaagcCGTTACAATCGATAATGCAAACGTAAGTAAGTTAGAACAGGTGAAGTACTTGGTCAAACGGCACAACAGGTGGAAAATaacattagaaaaacataaaaaatacattttactttagtttaagCAGTAGATGTGTTTGAATCtcatgcattttttgtttttctttattcagtgAAGTTAATCAAAGCGTATCCATATttcataagaataaaaataaaaaaatgactcataaaagtaaaacatacacTGCAGTAAACTAATGCtaaattttttccaaaacgttactcaggtaaatgtaactagttccTCAGCGTGTGACCTGATGGCAGTGAAGCAAgcttgaatattttagatttcattgctctttatatttaaaactttgtgtttcATAGTTCTAACAGGACATAGAGGATCACTCTGACCCACCAGGGCTGCAGCTCACCTTGGTTTCGTAGTCTATGAGCAGCAGGTTGGCACCGCGAACCTCCAGCACCATGTTCTGACCCCAAATACGATCCGTTTGATCCAGAAGCTTCAGGCGCTCCACACAGTCCGGGATGTTTCTGAGATCCTTCCCATTTAGGTCGCAAGTAAACAAGTGCTGGAACAGATGAACCTCTGGTGAATTACTAAGGCCAACAACTCAAAGATGTGCGACTTTAAAAGTTGCCATGGTAATACCTCCACTCTGTACTCTGACTTTTCCATCATCTTGTTCACTGATGCTGCATACTGCAGCCTCTGCACTGTTGAACCGCAGAGCAGAACGATGAGTGATAATTCATCAATGAATAGATGTGATTATTTGATCGACTAGGCACTGATCACGCACAGTAAATCGACTTTGCACTGGGTCTCGAGATGTTCGATATTTGGGAGGCGGAATCATCCATGTTGGAAAATCCACTGGGTCAAAGGGAAACAACACCAGAGCTGATGACGAGGAAAGCCGAGACCAGTTGGATATCAGGAAATTACATCATAAAATACGTACTTGGACTGGAGGGAAATGTAGCTGCTGGTCTCAGAACCGTACGGACTGTTGCTCCTGAACATCCTGTCCTGACACACCTGCCGGATCACACACAACATGGACACCAAACTGATGACGTCACAAGTGTTTCCTGGCTCAGAAGCGCACCGAAATAAACCCATAAATTCATCCTTCCAAGAGGTTTCATTACGCAACACCAACTAAAGGCAGGAAACATCACAGTTTGTTCTGTTTGGGCTCAGAAACTTAgtttaaaacccaaaattcaaGTCAAAGGTGTTTTGTTCATCATTACCTGGCTACATTTAGCAATGATCAACCAAGCAACGATAAGATCTCCAATACTGATAGATTTTCAAAACTACAGGTATTGATCCCAATTACCTGAAGATATTTACACACAGACAACTTTGGTGtttaaagaacattttgctCATTGAGTTTATGAAATTTTAACCCTAATGGAAATAAATTAGAGAAGCGTTCATATTGCCAGGTTGTCTTAAAGGACCTTCAGTAAGTCTCCGCgcttttcagacaaaaagaacTGTTCACTTAAGCCTGACATTACTATCAGGCTTCCTACCTTTCTCGTTCTGCTGCTGAATCTTGGTGATTTCCTCCTGTGTTATTGACAGCGGTTTAGCAGCAGCATCCACCTTCAGTTCATATTTTAATCCTTCACTTCGACGGCGTGAAACCAAAGCTTCCTTATGAAGGAGGAGGACAAAGTCCGCTGCCAGTAGCAAAACGATGCGTGCAACAGCGACTCGTCTCAGGTGAGGGAGGGAGCTTTGGCGTGGCTTCACAAAAGCTATACTCAGATTCCCAACATTTTATCTCTGTGGTTTTGCTAATCTATTCAGCATAAATACTGTGGATTACAATCCTGGGAAGAACTACTTAGTCCTAAATGTTTGAGTTcatcaaatgcattttaatttatttactgaaaatagctatccaaaccaacctggcacCATATGAAAAAGTAAGTCTTTAACAGTGGATTATGTTAATTCTGAATATTGGAAGGTTTTGTTTGTAAACAAAACCTTAATGGAAAAATCTTGATGAGTACTTTGCCTCCATTTTGTTTGTAGCGTGATTTTGATTCAGGCTAATCAAAATCAGCCTGAATCAGGCCATTAACACAAACTGATGGCCAAATGTTCTCCTTCAAGAGGAATGAATTCATCCGTCCAACAATTACATTGCATTCATCCAtcttctgttcacccttgtccctattGGAgtcaggagggctgctggtgcctatctccagccaACGTtacgggcgagaggcggggtcaccctggacaggtcgccagtctgtcgcagggcaacacagagacagacgggacaaacaaccatctcacacctagggagaatttagagagaccaattaacctaaacAGTTAATTAacagagagaccaattaactgTTAGGTTATGGGAGGAAGcaggagtacccggagagaacccactcatgcacagggagaacatgcaaactccgtggagaaagaccccgggccgggaatcgaacccaggaccttcttgctgcaaggcaacagctctaccaactgcgtCACTGTGCGTCCCACAACGCTCAACTcctaaagcataaaaaaacccagaagaTCATCTAAACTCAAATATATGATGTTAGTTTCTATTGACACTCCTGTGATTTGCAAACGTCTCAATAGAAATAGGTTTCTAATCACTTCCAGCCTGTTagtgactttgtttctcatctgaaTCAGGACAAGATGTGGTGCTGAGATGaattagcctacttcatgttgtcaggcaGGTTCtatgtaaaaatgtctttattcttCATTCTagttaatcacagttaatttaGGATTTATGTAAATCATCTTGGACCTCCAGGTCTGTCACTACTTTATGATTGTGGCTTttattcttcataaaataatttttttttaaatgtggataCAAGTCTGTATAAAAGTATTTGTGACTTTAACAGCGTAGTTTTTCGTTGGCGTTGTTCTTTTCCAACGTGTTTCATAAAAGGAAGCAGTAATAGTGGACAAAGCCAGGAAATAAATAATGCATATAGGACTCTAACCATTAATGTGTGGACTCAACATTTCTCCATCTTCTGTTTTCATACCTTCAGAGTCAATGAAACATTAACCAGGACAAATTCCTCTGTGACGTGACAAACAGCAGAGTCACATTTAGCTCAGAGGACGAAGAAAAGCATCACAAACAGAGCGAGCCTGGTCCTAAACAGACagattcaataaaaacaaaattataatcGTTTCAGCGGTCATTTATGCAAAGTGGTGCTGATGATTTAAAAAGTGTCACTAAAAATGGGGTGAATTTCCCACTTCCGTGTTTTTGATGTTACAGTTGTAAATATTGCTAaacgttttttattttatgtaataaaccaaCAGCATAATTCTGAGACGAAACAAAAAGGATACGTGGTTTTCTCTTTCCAagtacaaatctgaaaagtgtggcagaaatgtgtttttgcccACTTTTATCTGATGTGCAAATAAAGTGAGGGAGAaagctgtggagaagtttaaagatGGATccggttataaaacaatatctcaatctctgaagtttgagtttttaatgtaataaaagtGACCAAGACAGTGGGCGGACTCCATCGTATCAAGTGTAAAGTTAAAATTCAGATGAAGGGATGTTTTTTCTAGAGGCGGGAGGCAGGGTACTCGCACTTATTATGCTGTTCATGGTGCATCTAAAGGTATTAAAAAcacttaatatatttatatggaCTCTGCTACAGCTGCAgatgaacaaattaaaataatgtaaaatttatttgaattaaaatgtaaataaattacatttaaattagtttattaaaaataatttataaaagcacacaaatgctttttaaaatgtacttttaattataataaaacttaacattttcaatttctttaaaatgttgcttttgaagAGACCATCAGCAAATTTAAATCTGCAAAAGGAAAGATCCAAATTCCCAAATCAGTCTTAAAGTTAGTTATTGCACAGACTCTAGATTATATTTCTTCTctctcaaaacagaaaatacttcaGTGTACTTTGGAGCTGGTGTCCTGTCAGGGTTTATTTTTAGAAGACTAAATATCTTTGCTAAATCAGACATCTCTCGTAAGAGACTCTGAATTTGGGTTTAAAGATCTGCTGTAAAAAGGAATAAAGCTATAAAACCATCAGCAAAATGTACACAAAGTAAAAATTACCACCACTAATGAACGACTGAGTTTAGTTTCAGCTCTGGTGTTGCCTCTGGGCTCAAACACATTACATCATGTTGGGCTGAAACTCGCACTGCCAGCTGTGTTACATCAGCACACATTCAGGCTTCGACGTTAGTTTACCTTCTGGATTACCAGCCAGTCAGCTGCAGCACAAACTCATGCAAGAGCAGCTCTCCACACAAACAGTAAAAGTAAATCATGGTTAAAGTCTAATTTCTTTTTCCACTGCGCATGTGTCACCGTTGGAGCCCAATCAAAAGTAAGATGGtaatcataaaaatgtgtttaacagtacttttattgataaaacaaacatgcaatcACAGGGTAAATAGATTCAGCAgatcataaaacatttcagcaccCCAAAGTGCAAAGAAAAGAACTAATGCATCTGAATGTTGTCGGGTTTAGCCACAGATTGCTTTGGATACAATCTGTCGCTAAACTaaaatgtgtacaaaaaaattcaacatttcataTGGAAAAAGAGATGCCAGAAGACAAGCAGCTGGTCAAACTCTAACGTTCCCACGAGAAAACGTTTCAACTTAATTcaaaggaggaaaaagaggGGAACCATATGTAGACCATTTATTCTTATGGGCATTGTAGAAGAATCCATATCCATCCCTACTCTTATTGACATTTAactacagttttattttccgaaaaaagaaatctcttgCTGGatgtatttttctataaaaaaaagtgtaaaactgaattacagaaaagcaaataagaTCAGTTTCATAAGCCTCTCGTATTGTCAGAACATCACGTATTGGATGTAGATATAGATAACTCTGAACAATATCTGTAACTGATTAACTATGATAAATATTCCTCTGCAGAGAGGCGGACTTTGGCCTGCAGAACCTGCACAGACTAATGCACTACAGTGTAGGGCAGTTTTACAAGCAAAAGCTGAACAGCACACAAATCCTATAGTATATTCTGCACACTTCTAATCAGGATTACATACAAGTACTTGTTTCCTaacagaggggggaaaaaaagccccTGCAGTGGTGAATAATATTGATGATTTGTATAAAATAGTTGGTTCACAGCTTCACTGAGTCTGCAGAGCCTGGGCAATGTTCAGGCCCGAGTTGGGGGGCAGAGCCCACCCCTCCTGGCCCTGGTGGTTCTGCAGCAGGCTGTACAGCTCCTTTAGGTGGCTCACTATATTGTCTTTTATATCTGGGATTGAAATCTGCAGGCGCACGCTGCTGCTGTCAAATGAAAGGTTGTTGTCTCCGGAAAACATCTCGCTTATCATCCGAGCCACCACAGGAATGACCTGAAAGGATGAGGAACAAGAGGAGTGAGAGACGAAAGCAGAGGATGCCGACCAGCTAAATGATTCCAGTCTGCACGAGCAAAGACGCATTTACTCTTGCATTCAtcatgattttttgtttttgatttattctatacttttttttttaaaactaatctGCAGTGAGAaacttttaaaggggcagtattatgtaatataaacttttttttacctttacacCATGTTATAATTCCTCCATCAAAAACCCACctagagtgttgctttgattctttcatgcatgtttgagaaatcctttaatctcccatggcaaccattcagccgtGCAAAACGCCTGGAGCGCCGCCttcacagctcctcctcagagagGGACTGCCATATCAAATGAAATTAGCAATTCTCCATAACCTCTAGGTGCCGACTGCTTGACAGCATGTCGTCAGGAAGACAGACcaggaaaaacaacttttttgtcccatcaca from the Xiphophorus maculatus strain JP 163 A chromosome 20, X_maculatus-5.0-male, whole genome shotgun sequence genome contains:
- the LOC102224787 gene encoding epidermal growth factor receptor kinase substrate 8-like protein 3 isoform X3, whose translation is MFRSNSPYGSETSSYISLQSNGFSNMDDSASQISNISRPSAKSIYLQRLQYAASVNKMMEKSEYRVEHLFTCDLNGKDLRNIPDCVERLKLLDQTDRIWGQNMVLEVRGANLLLIDYETKEELESFSPGEIKELLAFLDAGVFDSLLILSVQNRRKAATTVFLFQCDEVRADFIAKDLLRALLQKSEGSHISNGHIVGGHGRVKQPNKPAEPMPAHEAPPRTPPDNAEDEFPEPELDLRRYREEDVVPPPMPSPSPPRRQYTELDRNVDILNHIITDVEIFMGKISAADAKNAKKKKKKKKGKGGDGMPPEEEFSDCLHKIKSGFNLLGELNGKINNPAAPDFVHSLFSALAFVCSHCSETVPPSIVAPLLTPQCIRLLSEEASSEEDNLWQSLGDAWNIPSTKWPEEDEDIPVYNMQFFDGWQPPEVTGELPPSEPESRRESPRPPPSLQPSPNTAGHKTQEELSYAKWKPPKERQKPGPVEVKLRVKYDFISRNQRELNVTKGEIVDLLDKSKQWWKVRNSRGEEGYVPNNVLEDVDVQSYEDFDTSPVLTRKSKPPEVKAWLENAGFNPITVRCLGVLSGSMLLGMSREELKSVCPEEGGRVFFQLQAVRSALAEAS
- the LOC102224787 gene encoding epidermal growth factor receptor kinase substrate 8-like protein 3 isoform X4, which produces MDFPTWMIPPPKYRTSRDPVQSRFTRLQYAASVNKMMEKSEYRVEHLFTCDLNGKDLRNIPDCVERLKLLDQTDRIWGQNMVLEVRGANLLLIDYETKEELESFSPGEIKELLAFLDAGVFDSLLILSVQNRRKAATTVFLFQCDEVRADFIAKDLLRALLQKSEGSHISSNGHIVGGHGRVKQPNKPAEPMPAHEAPPRTPPDNAEDEFPEPELDLRRYREEDVVPPPMPSPSPPRRQYTELDRNVDILNHIITDVEIFMGKISAADAKNAKKKKKKKKGKGGDGMPPEEEFSDCLHKIKSGFNLLGELNGKINNPAAPDFVHSLFSALAFVCSHCSETVPPSIVAPLLTPQCIRLLSEEASSEEDNLWQSLGDAWNIPSTKWPEEDEDIPVYNMQFFDGWQPPEVTGELPPSEPESRRESPRPPPSLQPSPNTAGHKTQEELSYAKWKPPKERQKPGPVEVKLRVKYDFISRNQRELNVTKGEIVDLLDKSKQWWKVRNSRGEEGYVPNNVLEDVDVQSYEDFDTSPVLTRKSKPPEVKAWLENAGFNPITVRCLGVLSGSMLLGMSREELKSVCPEEGGRVFFQLQAVRSALAEAS
- the LOC102224787 gene encoding epidermal growth factor receptor kinase substrate 8-like protein 3 isoform X1, whose translation is MLCVIRQVCQDRMFRSNSPYGSETSSYISLQSNGFSNMDDSASQISNISRPSAKSIYLQRLQYAASVNKMMEKSEYRVEHLFTCDLNGKDLRNIPDCVERLKLLDQTDRIWGQNMVLEVRGANLLLIDYETKEELESFSPGEIKELLAFLDAGVFDSLLILSVQNRRKAATTVFLFQCDEVRADFIAKDLLRALLQKSEGSHISSNGHIVGGHGRVKQPNKPAEPMPAHEAPPRTPPDNAEDEFPEPELDLRRYREEDVVPPPMPSPSPPRRQYTELDRNVDILNHIITDVEIFMGKISAADAKNAKKKKKKKKGKGGDGMPPEEEFSDCLHKIKSGFNLLGELNGKINNPAAPDFVHSLFSALAFVCSHCSETVPPSIVAPLLTPQCIRLLSEEASSEEDNLWQSLGDAWNIPSTKWPEEDEDIPVYNMQFFDGWQPPEVTGELPPSEPESRRESPRPPPSLQPSPNTAGHKTQEELSYAKWKPPKERQKPGPVEVKLRVKYDFISRNQRELNVTKGEIVDLLDKSKQWWKVRNSRGEEGYVPNNVLEDVDVQSYEDFDTSPVLTRKSKPPEVKAWLENAGFNPITVRCLGVLSGSMLLGMSREELKSVCPEEGGRVFFQLQAVRSALAEAS
- the LOC102224787 gene encoding epidermal growth factor receptor kinase substrate 8-like protein 3 isoform X2, encoding MFRSNSPYGSETSSYISLQSNGFSNMDDSASQISNISRPSAKSIYLQRLQYAASVNKMMEKSEYRVEHLFTCDLNGKDLRNIPDCVERLKLLDQTDRIWGQNMVLEVRGANLLLIDYETKEELESFSPGEIKELLAFLDAGVFDSLLILSVQNRRKAATTVFLFQCDEVRADFIAKDLLRALLQKSEGSHISSNGHIVGGHGRVKQPNKPAEPMPAHEAPPRTPPDNAEDEFPEPELDLRRYREEDVVPPPMPSPSPPRRQYTELDRNVDILNHIITDVEIFMGKISAADAKNAKKKKKKKKGKGGDGMPPEEEFSDCLHKIKSGFNLLGELNGKINNPAAPDFVHSLFSALAFVCSHCSETVPPSIVAPLLTPQCIRLLSEEASSEEDNLWQSLGDAWNIPSTKWPEEDEDIPVYNMQFFDGWQPPEVTGELPPSEPESRRESPRPPPSLQPSPNTAGHKTQEELSYAKWKPPKERQKPGPVEVKLRVKYDFISRNQRELNVTKGEIVDLLDKSKQWWKVRNSRGEEGYVPNNVLEDVDVQSYEDFDTSPVLTRKSKPPEVKAWLENAGFNPITVRCLGVLSGSMLLGMSREELKSVCPEEGGRVFFQLQAVRSALAEAS